The Streptomyces sp. NBC_01689 genome includes a window with the following:
- a CDS encoding carbohydrate kinase family protein, producing MIPSNGERPYRRPHVDPLAGLRTSQDPPWDVYLTGTVFLDIVFTGLDSAPVRGTESWARGMGSSPGGVANMATALARLGLKTSLAAAFGDDHYGEYCWDALEQGEGIDLSPSRSVSGWHSPVTVSMAYEGERTMVSHGHEPPPVETAPEHAPRARAAVASLTPGTRAQWIAESARAGTRIFADVGWDDTGRWDLAGLADLEHCEAFLPNAEEAMRYTGARCPRAAAHALTEHVPLAVVTLGAEGAYAVDGRTGETAAVPAIDVEALDPTGAGDVFVAGFVTGTLADWPLADRLAFAGLTAALSVQEFGGSLSAPGWSEIAAWWRRVQSVDDQDPAALRRYAFLEGLLPEVTRPWPLRRAVPTIGFGRSV from the coding sequence GTGATCCCCTCCAACGGAGAGCGACCGTACCGCCGGCCCCACGTCGACCCGCTCGCCGGTCTGCGCACCTCCCAGGACCCGCCCTGGGACGTCTACCTCACCGGCACCGTCTTCCTCGACATCGTCTTCACCGGGCTCGACTCGGCGCCGGTGCGCGGGACGGAGTCCTGGGCACGCGGGATGGGGTCGAGCCCCGGTGGGGTGGCCAACATGGCGACGGCGCTGGCCCGGCTCGGCCTGAAGACGTCCCTGGCGGCCGCGTTCGGGGACGACCACTACGGCGAGTACTGCTGGGACGCCCTGGAGCAGGGCGAGGGCATCGACCTCTCCCCGTCGCGCAGTGTCTCCGGCTGGCACTCGCCGGTCACCGTGTCGATGGCCTACGAGGGCGAACGCACGATGGTCAGCCACGGGCACGAGCCGCCGCCCGTGGAGACCGCGCCGGAACACGCCCCGCGCGCGCGGGCCGCCGTCGCCTCCCTGACTCCCGGCACGCGCGCGCAGTGGATCGCCGAGTCCGCGCGCGCGGGCACCCGGATCTTCGCGGACGTCGGCTGGGACGACACCGGCCGCTGGGACCTGGCGGGCCTCGCCGACCTCGAACACTGCGAGGCGTTCCTGCCCAACGCCGAGGAGGCGATGCGCTACACCGGCGCGCGCTGTCCGCGGGCAGCGGCGCACGCGCTGACCGAGCACGTACCGCTGGCCGTCGTCACCCTCGGTGCCGAGGGCGCCTACGCGGTGGACGGCCGCACCGGCGAGACCGCCGCGGTTCCGGCCATCGACGTCGAGGCCCTCGACCCCACCGGCGCCGGGGACGTCTTCGTCGCCGGCTTCGTGACGGGCACCCTCGCCGACTGGCCGCTCGCCGACCGCCTGGCCTTCGCCGGACTCACCGCCGCCCTGTCCGTCCAGGAGTTCGGCGGCTCCCTCTCGGCCCCCGGCTGGTCCGAGATCGCCGCCTGGTGGCGCCGCGTCCAGTCCGTCGACGACCAGGACCCGGCGGCGCTGCGCCGGTACGCCTTCCTGGAGGGGCTGCTGCCGGAGGTGACCCGCCCGTGGC